The sequence below is a genomic window from Pseudorasbora parva isolate DD20220531a chromosome 4, ASM2467924v1, whole genome shotgun sequence.
CTGACCTTTGGATGGTAAATGTAGAGAAGACATCGGGTTCTAAACATGATGTTATTTCCATCACTTGCCACAGCACTGGTACTCTTTCAGACAGCACTGGGTAAGATGAATAATTACTGACTGTTCTAAACTGAATTAATCTGTACTAACATAATTTACACCAGTATATGAGTGTATAATATACACTAGCGTTTTAAAGTTTTAGAGtcagtaaaaaatattttcaaagaaATTTACTTCCCCCAAAACTGAAAtttcttttgttcttttgtTGTCCAAACAAACCagtaaaaattccattcatctttgaaacacaaatgaagatattttaaatgaaatctgagagatttctgtccacgcaactttgacacttcaaaaaattAAGAAAGAGATTGTAATCTGAGGTTTGCAAtgtcatgagggtgagtaaatgatgaaagacgtttcattcttgggtgaaccaaccctttaaatAGATAAGAAgttataacatacaaaaaaaaaatatttaaaataaatgctgttctttttaactttctgttcattaaagaatcctggaaaaattatttcacaaaaacattaagcagcacaactgttttcaacattaataataaaaataagaaatgtttattgagtagcgaatctgcatattagaatgatttctgaatgatcatgtgacattgaagacttgtattcagctttgccatcacaggaataaattcaattttaaaaaataataataacaataaaaatgatattttaaaacacaataaaatgtCTTAACACTAATTCTAAAAGCTTATTCACTTACAAGTCCAGCACAGGAAtacattcaaattaaattaaaaatacaaataaaatacaaaactgATAGGCCTGTTTTAAATCACAATACTATTTTGCAAATCCACATTGATTCTAAAAGCTCATAAACCTACAAGTCCAACCATTAAAAGTACAATTTAGACATATTTATAGATGTAAGAATCTATCTATGTAAGAAAGAAACAATTGTTCTTTATTTAAGACTTAAGCCTTGCTTTTAAATCCTCAACAGCATTAACCACAAACCTGAAAGCCAGTTCAAAGAAGAATGTGCCATCCATtcttgcatttttttctttgtctctTTTCTTCGGTCACAGCACATCTGCTCTAAGCCAGGTATCCTGTCTTTCGTTCGAGGCTTTACACAGAAACTTTGGCGTCGCGATGACTGTCACCGCTAGCTGGTGGGTGGAGTACTCAAAACGCAAGTTTGCAGTTTCACCACACGGGGCAGTCACGAGCTTTTTCTCCCTTATCGACAGAGAAGTGATGGGCATTGCTCCCATCACAGAGGTATAGCCTATCAGAAATCTATTGCTAATTTCCATATGCGTAAATAAATTACCACGAGTATCACCAACAGAATAATGTTCTCAATGTCTTCAGTTTACTAAATATTCTTCCCCTATCCCCATTATATCAACTTGTCTGAGTCTGTAATTTTAGATACATTTTTTGATCGCACTGTGAACGTTTTAAAACGTCAACAGTTTGGGGTGAATAGACTTTTAATTGAGGGACATGAATGAAAGTCTCATGGGTTTTGAACGACATGAGAGCGAGTAGGCCCTTTTAGGtcaaactattcctttaactgACCTTAGAATGTCACAACTAACCGATCAGAATCAAACATTTTAAAGAGCCTTAATAATGTTAGATATTCAATGTTATATGTGTAAAGAACAGGAAAAACATAGTGTTTACTGATACCCAGCGGTTTTTATTTGCAGAGCAACACTATTATCAACACAGCCATCTTGACTAGTCAGCCTGTGTCGCTTCCTGTCACTGTGCTAGCGGTGGGCCTAGATGGCAAAGTATCAGATGTGACCACAGCGGTGAAGTGTCATTCAGCCAATGAAGATATCGTCAAGGTAAAGATTTCTGAGGAGGTCGGGTCTAatgcataaaataatatataaagtcATCTGATGACTCTTTTCTTTGCTGGCAGGTGTCTCATGATTGCTCCGTGCTTTTTGTGGATGGGAGTGAATCAGGAAGGGGCAGCATCTGTGTGGAGCTGGAGTTTTCTTTGGGAATGTTCAGTGGCTCTTTGTGCTTGTCTGTGTGGGCTCCAGTAGTTCCACTACGTGTGTCTCTCTCGGACTCTGTCCTGAGTCCCATCAATGGCTGGAATTACTACAGTGAGAGCGGGTACGCAATATTTGGTTacgctttacaataaggttccattAGTTAACATGCATTTTCTTGTGAAAAAGAACACTAGCATACTTTTAAAGTCAATGATCAAATAAGAGTCAATGGGGTCCCTCAACTTCATAGAGGGTTGGAACATCTTgcgtgtgagtaaatgatgggtgGACAATCCCTTtaagtgcactgtaaaaaatgatatgttcaagttatgacaacatgtgtttttacattgttttaacgcATCagaataagttaagaaatgttaaaagatgcaacaattttttttaagtcattttaacataatctaagttgaaataactaaaacatcTAAGTCGATTGTATTAAAACATTTCaggctgtgacttttttttttttttacagtgttaattaatattatagtaTCTGCAGGTTTaagttaactaatgtagttaactaaagTTGACAAATGgagccttattgtaaagtgttacctaataTTCTTCTGCAGACTTTTCAGTAGTGCAAGGGAATGGCATTGATCATTAAGAAAATTGAAATGTctcgtttttgttttgttttttaggtGTGAACCAGTTTATCAGAGGTCTACTATACAGATTTTGGCACAATTCATTGCCCAATCAGCAGCGCAAGGAGGCCAACCAACCTACATGCTCGGATCACCGGATTGGTTTGTGGATGTGACCGAACTTGTCCAAGACTGGCTGAGGATAGAAAACCCATATATTGCAGCTCTcgataaacaaaaaaatctaattggCTTGAAGCCTGGAATTACATCATTATATGTTGGTATCTGAATTTACTGTCGGAATGTTTTGATGGTATTAATGGCATAGCACATTAACaacctaaagggatagttcacacaaaaaatctAATTCTAATTCTTatttatgtcattccaaacatgAATGACTGTCTTATGTGTCTCTGACTGTCTTTGACACtcaaaagaagaaaacaaaactaggaAAATggccatacaatgaaagtgaatgttTAGACCAAAACTTGAGAAGAATTAGGTTGGAAACAACATGAAGGATTTTAATTTGttggtgaactatcactttatgTATGAACCTGTCTTGGTTCTTAATATCCTCCCCTAATTGCTTCTCATATCTGTTTTTCAAGGTGATATCAAGTCAGTGGGATGGAGTGCTTGGAAGAGCAAATGTCATTGTAACCTCTGAACCTGTTACTCCTGGTGACCTCTCTGTTCAGTTGGTGGGAGGGCTTGGCCTGTCAATTAATTCCAGCCCATCTCATCCGTCTATAGTCACAGCAACAGTGAATGCTCACAACACACTGTACAACCATGGGCAAGTAAGTATAGTgcgtactaacattttaatccTATTGATTTCACTAGCGTTCTATTTCTTGTTCTTtctgctctttttttatttattaggaAGCATCTGTCAATGTTTGGATCCAGTTTAATGACGACACCACCATATTAGTATCTGCCTTTAGTGGGATTCCCTTTACTCTCCGACTCTCCTCTTTGGCAGAGTCTGTGGTTGCTGTGACACCGGCTCCATCACAGCGCATCTTGGCACAAGGTGATGGCGGAGGGCCTCTTGTGAAAGCCGAGCTCCTGGTCTCCCCATGTGAACCAGCGTCTAACCATGTTGAAATGGAAGCAATCCAAAAAGGAAGTGAAGCAAAAAGATTGGCTAAAGGCTCTGGCTGGATAAGGGTGAACCTGAACATGGACTTTTGGCCAATGGGGAGTGAGGAAACCAACTTTGAGATGCATGATGTGACTGATATGCTTGTCGATTCCAACAAGGATCTGTATGATAACTTTGAAGATCAGCAAATTATGGTAAATTCTACCAGTGACTATGATGTTGGTAATGACATATTTAAAGGAAATGACTTGGAGCAGGCGGTTTTGATCCCCAACCACGAAGAGAGTGTTGTGTATTTATCTCCTGGGGtggaaaaagagagaaaagaggTTAAAACTGCTGATAGACAAGTAGAGATTGGCATTGGAGCTGTCCTTTCTCTCCTTTGTCTTTCCTCTCTCCTTTTCCTTGTCAACTGCCTGCCATGTGCACTGAGAGAACAGAGGAATagaggaagacaagaaggaAATGTAAAAGACACTGTGGAGGATGAAGAGGACACTGAAGAACAAGAGGAGATAAAGGTAGGGGTAAAACAGTGTAGTCAAGTGGTAACAGCGGATGACAGAGGGGAAAGGAAATGACATTTCTACTTTCAAAAAAGCTGACATTGTCTATTACCCATAGGCCTATTTAAGGTCACATATTTGTAGTGTTGCTCATCAGCATGACATTTTAGCTGAGATGTAAGAGTATGTAATGGTCTGGTATGTATGTATGgtcatatacattatatattattacttaAATTGTTTGCTATTATTGTTGTTTCTGTTATTTCTTTCAAATACATTAATACAAGATACAATATAGCCTAACTTTTGTGTTAATATTGgcataataattaattaaagaaaacaTGAATACACCTAAacttttttatgattttatgaattttaagTAAAACATAGGCtacttgtttttttgtgtgactTTTTTACACtgcttaaatattaaataaagctgaaaaaatatattaattcatGTTCTTTGACTAAAACAAGGAGATGACAGTGTCCTTTTCTAGGAATTTATTACCATAAGACTGATGTGACTCTTATATACAGATTAGCATGGTAGGTGTTCATTTACAACTAGAAACATATTATACAATGAGAACCTTCATATACTTTATTGCCAAAAGATTTGGGacatctgcctttacatgcacgtAAACTTTAATAACATTCCATTCTTAAtatgtagggtttaatatggtaatttacacttggcacaatgcaatcaggcaagtaccattctccaagcaactgccaaacccagactcgtacATCGGATTGCCAGCCAGAAAAgcatgattcgtcactccagagaacccGTTCTAGAgatctagagtccagtggtggcgtgCTTTATGCCACAGAATCCAACGCTTCGTATGGCACTTGTTGATGTAaggcagggctattcaaatcttaccctggagggctaatgcactgcagagtttagctccaaccctgatcaaacacaccgacctgtgattttctaatgatcctggagacattgattagcatgttcaggtgtgcttgattaaggttggagctaaactctgcactgcattggccctccagggtaagatttgaattaGCCCTGATGTAAACCtcttccatgaagctctctatgtaCTAacctgaaggccacacaaagtttagaGGTCTGTAGCTACTGACTCTGTAgtaagttggtgacttctgcacctcagcatgcgctgaccccgctctgtgattttagtactaatacaattattttatagcCTAGCAGTTTTTAATTGGATGGACAGTTTAATAGGAACCCAACCTCATTATAGGCTACATATATTTGTATTTGGTTTTAGTGCTCCCTACAACGGAGTATTCTGTCTAGAGCGCACAACTACACAAGCTTATTATAAAGAAGCTCGTGTCAAATCTTCCACAATCATGTTGTCATTCAGCTCCTCACTCTTATGGAGTAAGAAATTACACTGATCTCATATCACACCATAGAATAGAATTAGGTGAACTTCATGTAGAACCgctccctggtggtctagtggttaggattcggcgctctcaccgccgcggcccgggttcgattcccggtcagggaacaaattgttttgttttgccatCGGACAAATGTATTCGACCGACGTTATCAGGTAATAGGTAACTGTTATTAGGTATAATAATAGGTATAATAACACTATTACGTGTTAAATTATTTAAGCTTTCTGACTAGATATGGACAACATAATATCAGAGTAACGTTAGCTCCCGTACGGTATGTTAAAATCTTTACTGTTATGtcaaacaacttttaaatgcattcaCTCTCACAAATGGACCGAAAACTTACCaacctttacaaaaataaagtaaacccGTAATAGTAAAAACGAATACACCGACCATGTAATGCTGAATAGAtaaagagaagcagcactggcagccagcagagtggcgcagcggaagcgtgctgggcccataacccagaggtcgatggatcgaaaccatcctctgctaaatatttttcttctaagtctcgacttttttaaaattgtatttcttacatttcttattataataatatatttaatggttttaaattatgtggaaagtgttaaaccGATGAACTATCATCTACATTAAATATAGTCTTTATTGTATGTACAGCCAAGCTACACAGCTGATTTAATAGATTTTCTACGAAGTTGGAGATTTGGATAATCCAGATGTTAGAAAATAGGAACCCCACTTTCTAGGTCAGATCCACTTTTGGAGTTTATGTTGTGATGAAATTATTCTCTGAAACAAAAAGAGAAATTTGCAATAAATATttgcgcccaacgtggggctcgaacccacgaccctgagattaagagtctcatgctctaccgactgagctagccgggcgtcTAAAACAAGGTTATTGGCCAAAAAATTATAAACATTAAATCACATTAATACATGAACGTTTAATTATTTTCAACAACAATatttaaagtaattaaaataCAGCAGACTTTTTTCGCCTGCCAAATCACCTAATACAGTGCGGATAGTGACACAAAAAGAAAATCCAGAATGTACGCTCTTTTATTCTTAGTGCTCGTGCACCACCTGCTGTTCGCTGTTAGTATTACAATTCACGGGCATTCAAAATTAGAACATTGAAGTCAGCGTTAGTCAGTGGTAGTGTTGCAGTCAAGACCACCCAATCTGAGATCAAATCGAGAACTAGACTTTGAGGaattgagaccaagaccaagaccaaggcAGAGCGAGACCACCACTCTTTAAATGAATAAAGATCCACATTACCGTCTGAGAAATgacttaatattaatatatattactataatgCCTATtaatacaggtgctggtcatataattag
It includes:
- the tmem132a gene encoding transmembrane protein 132C, with product MDVMCLSRLKWKSSTMRLVILHLFIILSHCQTPPSPSLPVRVTVPSPWQSFTLSQADLGLLFTNSSPFSSTQSLLLMPPSGTASKPLLRASFGSYTITQVMTEAIPPLTPSLTASLLSKTVVKDTKGGGGERFEVRVLFHMRGDANSGTCVILHAFKQTEELKASCITQPPFGLCVVTLTLPNDWFEPNQNIKANLDQIFKQRHLGRNRPRARNRGRRHPYVPGRLRAQSDQIQLYYSSFGIVSSPKVGPPRCVEEVLQQSERKMYYIGPVGHEDQETNKTKQSTACLDRQTEEQFWLDSNVLIVYSKGPVRAGQPIRVSVNLRANFSGESLTIRLKMKKGLLSLDVHPTTNSDLWMVNVEKTSGSKHDVISITCHSTGTLSDSTGTSALSQVSCLSFEALHRNFGVAMTVTASWWVEYSKRKFAVSPHGAVTSFFSLIDREVMGIAPITESNTIINTAILTSQPVSLPVTVLAVGLDGKVSDVTTAVKCHSANEDIVKVSHDCSVLFVDGSESGRGSICVELEFSLGMFSGSLCLSVWAPVVPLRVSLSDSVLSPINGWNYYSESGCEPVYQRSTIQILAQFIAQSAAQGGQPTYMLGSPDWFVDVTELVQDWLRIENPYIAALDKQKNLIGLKPGITSLYVISSQWDGVLGRANVIVTSEPVTPGDLSVQLVGGLGLSINSSPSHPSIVTATVNAHNTLYNHGQEASVNVWIQFNDDTTILVSAFSGIPFTLRLSSLAESVVAVTPAPSQRILAQGDGGGPLVKAELLVSPCEPASNHVEMEAIQKGSEAKRLAKGSGWIRVNLNMDFWPMGSEETNFEMHDVTDMLVDSNKDLYDNFEDQQIMVNSTSDYDVGNDIFKGNDLEQAVLIPNHEESVVYLSPGVEKERKEVKTADRQVEIGIGAVLSLLCLSSLLFLVNCLPCALREQRNRGRQEGNVKDTVEDEEDTEEQEEIKVGVKQCSQVVTADDRGERK